A genomic stretch from Streptomyces sp. QL37 includes:
- a CDS encoding 16S rRNA (uracil(1498)-N(3))-methyltransferase, which yields MTAPVFVVEQLPGGPEFVLDGPEGRHAVSVKRLNPGEDVVLTDGRGRWAEGVVRAAEGKDRLVVTGLGSVHEEDAPAPRITVVQALPKGDRGELAVETMTETGVDMIVPWQAARCITQWKGDRGLKSLAKWRSTAREAGKQSRRVRFPEVADAMTTKQVAALLAGADFAGVLHEDRDSGSEPLATAGLPAGGEIVLVVGPEGGVSPQELAAFAEAGAPPYRLGPSVLRTSTAGTAAAALLMGRTGRWS from the coding sequence GTGACGGCACCTGTCTTCGTCGTCGAACAGCTGCCCGGCGGGCCGGAGTTCGTCCTTGACGGCCCCGAGGGGCGGCACGCCGTGTCCGTGAAGCGGCTGAACCCGGGGGAGGACGTCGTCCTGACCGACGGGCGGGGCCGCTGGGCGGAAGGCGTCGTACGCGCGGCCGAGGGCAAGGACCGGCTCGTGGTCACCGGCCTCGGAAGCGTCCACGAGGAGGACGCCCCCGCGCCCCGCATCACCGTCGTCCAGGCGCTGCCCAAGGGCGACCGCGGTGAGCTGGCCGTGGAGACGATGACCGAGACGGGCGTCGACATGATCGTGCCCTGGCAGGCCGCGCGCTGCATCACGCAGTGGAAGGGCGACCGGGGCCTCAAGTCCCTCGCCAAGTGGCGCAGCACCGCGCGCGAGGCGGGGAAGCAGTCGCGCAGGGTGCGTTTCCCCGAGGTGGCGGACGCCATGACGACCAAACAGGTCGCCGCCCTGCTGGCCGGGGCGGACTTCGCGGGCGTCCTGCACGAGGACCGGGACAGCGGCAGCGAACCGCTCGCCACCGCCGGTCTCCCCGCCGGCGGGGAGATCGTGCTGGTCGTGGGCCCGGAGGGCGGGGTGTCACCCCAGGAGCTGGCCGCCTTCGCCGAGGCGGGAGCGCCCCCGTACCGGCTCGGCCCGAGTGTGCTGCGGACCTCGACCGCGGGGACGGCCGCGGCGGCCCTCCTCATGGGACGCACCGGTCGCTGGAGCTGA
- a CDS encoding nitronate monooxygenase: protein MSLALTDLCRYPIVQAPMAGGVSRPELAAAVSEAGGLGFLAAGYKTADGMYNEVEQLRRTTGRPFGVNLFMPQPLVADPSAVEVYREQLAGEASWYETPLGDPDSSGDDGYEAKVAILLEDPVPVVSFTFGCPTREVLDAFAAAGTFTVVTVTSAQEARNAKWAGAGAVCVQGTEAGGHQSTHRDDPQGGLAGTGLLALIAEVREAVRLPVVAAGGLMRGSQITAVLAAGADAAQLGTAFLPCPESGAHPLHKQALANPLFVTTALTRAFSGRPARGLVNRFVREHGPYAPAAYPQVHQMTSGLRRAAAKTGDAQGMALWAGQGHRMARELPAGELVGLLAAESEAARAAVSMRSER, encoded by the coding sequence ATGTCCTTGGCGCTGACCGATCTCTGCCGGTACCCGATCGTGCAGGCCCCGATGGCGGGAGGCGTCTCCCGTCCGGAGCTCGCAGCCGCCGTCTCCGAGGCCGGAGGGCTCGGTTTCCTCGCCGCCGGCTACAAGACGGCGGACGGGATGTACAACGAGGTCGAGCAGCTCCGGCGGACGACCGGACGGCCCTTCGGCGTCAATCTCTTCATGCCGCAGCCGCTGGTCGCCGACCCCAGCGCCGTCGAGGTCTACCGCGAACAGCTCGCCGGTGAGGCCTCCTGGTACGAGACCCCGCTCGGCGACCCGGACTCCAGCGGCGACGACGGTTACGAGGCCAAGGTCGCGATCCTGCTGGAGGATCCGGTCCCCGTGGTCTCCTTCACCTTCGGCTGCCCCACCCGCGAGGTCCTCGACGCCTTCGCCGCCGCCGGCACCTTCACCGTCGTCACGGTCACCTCGGCCCAGGAGGCGCGGAACGCGAAGTGGGCGGGCGCCGGAGCGGTCTGCGTGCAGGGCACCGAGGCGGGCGGTCACCAGTCCACGCACCGCGACGACCCGCAGGGCGGCCTCGCCGGTACGGGGCTCCTCGCCCTGATCGCCGAGGTCCGCGAGGCCGTGCGGCTGCCGGTCGTCGCGGCCGGCGGGCTGATGCGCGGCTCCCAGATCACGGCCGTCCTGGCGGCCGGGGCCGACGCCGCCCAGCTCGGTACGGCCTTCCTGCCGTGCCCGGAGTCCGGAGCGCACCCGCTGCACAAGCAGGCCCTGGCCAACCCGTTGTTCGTGACGACGGCCCTGACCCGGGCCTTCTCCGGCCGCCCCGCGCGCGGGCTGGTCAACCGGTTCGTGCGGGAGCACGGGCCGTACGCCCCCGCCGCCTACCCCCAGGTGCACCAGATGACCAGCGGGCTGCGCAGGGCCGCGGCGAAGACCGGGGACGCCCAGGGCATGGCCCTGTGGGCGGGCCAGGGACACCGGATGGCGCGCGAGCTGCCCGCCGGGGAGCTCGTGGGCCTGCTCGCCGCCGAATCGGAAGCCGCGCGTGCGGCAGTGAGCATGAGGAGTGAGCGGTGA
- the dnaJ gene encoding molecular chaperone DnaJ — MATDYYAVLGVRRDASQDEIKKAFRRLARELHPDVNPDPKTQERFKEINAAYEVLSDPQKKQVYDLGGDPLSSSGGGGGAGGFGAGGFGNFSDIMDAFFGNAAQRGPRSRTRRGQDAMIRLEIDLNEAAFGTTKDIQVDTAVVCTTCSGEGAAPGTSAQTCDMCRGRGEVSQVTRSFLGQVMTSRPCPQCQGFGTVVPTPCPECAGDGRIRSRRTLTVKIPAGVDNGTRIQLAGEGEVGPGGGPAGDLYVEIHEVSHAVFQRRGDDLHCTVTIPMTAAALGTQVPLETLDGLEEIDIRPGTQSGQSVPLHGRGITHLRGGGRGDLIVHVEVMTPTKMDPEQERLLRELAKLRGEERPTGQFQPGQQGLFSRLKDAFNGR, encoded by the coding sequence GTGGCCACGGACTACTACGCCGTACTAGGCGTGCGCCGCGACGCATCTCAGGACGAGATCAAGAAGGCATTCCGTCGGCTCGCACGCGAGCTGCACCCGGATGTCAACCCGGATCCGAAGACCCAGGAGCGGTTCAAGGAGATCAACGCCGCTTACGAGGTGCTGTCGGACCCGCAGAAGAAGCAGGTCTACGACCTCGGAGGCGACCCGCTGTCCTCCTCGGGCGGCGGCGGTGGCGCGGGAGGGTTCGGAGCCGGCGGCTTCGGCAACTTCAGCGACATCATGGACGCGTTCTTCGGCAACGCCGCGCAGCGCGGGCCCCGTTCGCGGACCCGTCGCGGCCAGGACGCCATGATCCGCCTGGAGATCGACCTCAACGAGGCGGCCTTCGGCACGACCAAGGACATCCAGGTCGACACGGCGGTCGTCTGTACGACCTGCAGTGGCGAGGGCGCCGCACCCGGCACCTCCGCGCAGACCTGTGACATGTGCCGCGGCCGTGGCGAGGTCTCCCAGGTCACGAGGTCCTTCCTCGGCCAGGTCATGACCTCGCGGCCCTGCCCGCAGTGCCAGGGCTTCGGCACGGTCGTGCCGACCCCGTGCCCCGAGTGCGCCGGTGACGGCCGCATCCGCTCGCGGCGCACCCTCACCGTGAAGATCCCCGCCGGTGTCGACAACGGCACCCGGATCCAGCTCGCGGGCGAGGGCGAGGTCGGCCCCGGCGGCGGCCCCGCCGGCGACCTGTACGTCGAGATCCACGAGGTCTCGCACGCCGTGTTCCAGCGGCGCGGCGACGACCTGCACTGCACGGTCACCATCCCGATGACGGCCGCGGCGCTCGGCACCCAGGTGCCGCTGGAGACGCTCGACGGGCTGGAGGAGATCGACATCAGGCCGGGCACCCAGTCCGGTCAGTCGGTCCCGCTGCACGGGCGCGGCATCACGCACCTGCGTGGCGGCGGGCGTGGCGACCTGATCGTGCACGTCGAGGTCATGACCCCGACGAAGATGGACCCCGAGCAGGAGCGCCTCCTGCGGGAGCTGGCCAAGCTGCGCGGCGAGGAGCGGCCCACCGGTCAGTTCCAGCCCGGGCAGCAGGGGCTCTTCTCCCGGCTGAAGGACGCCTTCAACGGCCGCTGA
- the hrcA gene encoding heat-inducible transcriptional repressor HrcA, translating to MLSERRLEVLRAIVQDYVGTEEPVGSKALTERHSLGVSPATVRNDMAVLEDEGFIAQPHTSAGRIPTDKGYRLFVDKLAGVKPLSSPERRAIQNFLDGAVDLDDVVGRTVRLLAQLTRQVAVVQYPSLTRSTVRHVELLSLAPARLMLVLITDTGRVEQRMIDCPAPFGDTSLADLRARLNSRVVGRRFADVPRLVQDLPESFETEDRGTVSTVLSVLLETLVEETEERLIIGGTSNLTRFGHDFPVMIRPVLEALEEQVVLLKLLGEATDSGMTVRIGHENAHEGLNSTSVVAVGYGSGDEAVAKLGVVGPTRMDYPGTMGAVRAVARYVGQILADS from the coding sequence GTGCTCAGCGAACGCAGACTCGAAGTGCTGCGCGCCATCGTCCAGGACTATGTCGGCACCGAGGAGCCCGTCGGTTCCAAGGCGCTCACGGAGCGGCACAGCCTCGGGGTCTCCCCGGCGACTGTCCGCAACGACATGGCGGTGCTGGAGGACGAGGGCTTCATCGCCCAGCCGCACACGAGTGCGGGGCGCATTCCGACGGACAAGGGCTACCGGCTCTTCGTCGACAAGCTCGCGGGCGTCAAGCCCCTGTCGTCGCCGGAGCGCCGGGCCATTCAGAATTTCCTCGACGGCGCGGTCGACCTCGACGACGTCGTGGGCCGCACGGTCCGGCTGCTCGCGCAGCTGACCAGGCAGGTCGCCGTCGTGCAGTACCCCTCGCTGACCCGGTCGACGGTCCGGCACGTGGAGCTGCTGTCGCTGGCCCCGGCCCGGCTGATGCTCGTCCTGATCACGGACACGGGCCGGGTCGAACAGCGTATGATCGACTGTCCTGCGCCGTTCGGTGACACATCACTGGCGGATCTGCGGGCCCGGCTCAACAGCCGGGTCGTCGGACGACGCTTCGCGGACGTCCCGCGGCTGGTGCAGGACCTTCCGGAGTCCTTCGAGACCGAGGACCGGGGAACCGTGTCGACGGTCCTCTCCGTCCTCCTCGAGACTCTGGTCGAAGAGACGGAGGAGCGGCTGATCATCGGCGGCACCTCCAATCTCACCCGCTTCGGGCACGACTTCCCTGTGATGATCCGGCCGGTGCTGGAGGCATTGGAGGAACAGGTCGTGCTGCTGAAGCTGCTCGGTGAGGCAACGGACTCAGGCATGACCGTACGGATCGGGCACGAGAACGCCCACGAGGGACTCAACTCCACGTCCGTCGTCGCGGTCGGCTACGGTTCGGGCGACGAGGCAGTCGCCAAACTCGGCGTGGTCGGACCGACCCGCATGGACTACCCCGGAACGATGGGAGCGGTACGCGCAGTGGCACGTTACGTCGGACAGATCCTGGCGGATTCGTAA
- a CDS encoding MBL fold metallo-hydrolase gives MDVSWEEFGWERLGNGTGRRRLPVWDATVALVAGVDGVLLYDTGSTLREGVELRTQAEALLGRRVTHIALSHPHFDHVLGTAAFSGAEVYGAVGTAELLGRGAEELRADALRHGMSEADATAATDALVAPRHQVSGEWTLDLGGGFQVLLANVGPGHSGHDLAVLVPGSPVVVLCGDLVEESGEPQAGRDAAPSHWPAALDRLLELGGEDALYVPGHGAVVDAAFVRAQREQLAVRFGVS, from the coding sequence ATGGACGTCTCTTGGGAAGAGTTCGGCTGGGAGCGGTTGGGCAACGGTACGGGGCGGCGGCGCCTCCCCGTCTGGGACGCGACCGTCGCGCTGGTGGCGGGGGTGGACGGTGTGCTGCTCTACGACACCGGTTCGACGCTCCGGGAGGGGGTCGAGCTGCGCACCCAGGCCGAGGCCCTGCTGGGCCGCAGGGTGACGCATATCGCACTGAGCCATCCGCACTTCGACCATGTGCTGGGCACCGCCGCCTTCTCCGGGGCGGAGGTCTACGGGGCGGTCGGCACGGCGGAGCTGCTGGGGCGGGGCGCCGAGGAGCTGCGCGCCGACGCGCTGCGCCACGGGATGAGCGAGGCGGATGCCACGGCGGCCACGGACGCCCTGGTGGCCCCACGTCATCAGGTGAGCGGCGAGTGGACGCTCGATCTCGGCGGCGGGTTCCAGGTGCTGCTGGCCAATGTGGGCCCAGGTCACAGCGGCCACGACCTCGCGGTGCTGGTGCCGGGCTCGCCCGTCGTGGTGCTCTGCGGCGATCTGGTCGAGGAGTCCGGCGAACCGCAGGCGGGCCGGGACGCGGCCCCCTCGCACTGGCCGGCCGCGCTGGACCGGCTGCTGGAGCTGGGCGGCGAGGACGCGCTGTACGTGCCCGGGCACGGTGCGGTGGTGGACGCGGCGTTCGTCCGGGCGCAGCGCGAGCAACTGGCCGTCCGCTTCGGCGTGTCGTGA
- a CDS encoding DUF3097 domain-containing protein, with the protein MRSYQPDLTPPWKKSAPAPEVPAEPDLVVEEAVTGFCGAVIRCEKTAQGPTVTLEDRFGKHRVFPMEPRGFLLEGKVVTLVRPSAGGPARPSRTASGSVAVPGARARVARAGRIYVEGRHDAELVERVWGDDLRIEGVVVEYLEGVDDLPAIVREFAPGPDARLGVLVDHLVPGSKESRIAAQVTDANVLVVGHPYIDVWEAVKPSSVGIPGWPVVPRGQDWKTGVCRALGWPENTGAAWQHILSRVGSYKDLEPQLLGRVEELIDFVTLPS; encoded by the coding sequence ATGCGCAGCTACCAGCCGGATCTGACTCCGCCGTGGAAGAAGTCCGCCCCCGCCCCCGAGGTCCCCGCGGAGCCCGACCTGGTGGTCGAGGAGGCCGTCACCGGTTTCTGCGGGGCGGTGATCCGGTGCGAGAAGACGGCCCAGGGGCCGACGGTCACGCTGGAGGACCGCTTCGGCAAGCACCGGGTCTTCCCGATGGAACCGCGCGGCTTCCTGCTGGAGGGCAAGGTCGTCACCCTCGTCCGCCCGTCGGCCGGCGGGCCCGCCCGTCCCTCCCGTACGGCGTCCGGATCGGTGGCGGTCCCCGGGGCGCGGGCGCGGGTCGCCCGGGCGGGCCGGATCTATGTCGAGGGGCGGCACGACGCCGAGCTGGTCGAGCGGGTCTGGGGGGACGACCTGCGCATCGAGGGCGTGGTGGTGGAGTACCTGGAGGGCGTCGACGACCTCCCGGCGATCGTGCGGGAGTTCGCGCCCGGCCCGGACGCCCGGCTCGGTGTCCTGGTCGACCACCTGGTGCCCGGTTCCAAGGAGTCCCGGATCGCGGCTCAGGTCACCGACGCGAACGTGCTGGTGGTGGGGCACCCGTACATCGACGTCTGGGAGGCCGTGAAGCCGTCGTCCGTGGGTATCCCCGGGTGGCCGGTGGTACCGCGCGGCCAGGACTGGAAGACGGGCGTGTGCCGGGCGCTGGGCTGGCCGGAGAACACCGGCGCGGCCTGGCAGCACATCCTTTCCAGGGTCGGCTCGTACAAGGACCTGGAACCGCAGCTTCTGGGCCGCGTCGAGGAATTGATCGACTTCGTCACCCTTCCTTCCTGA